Within Paenibacillus sabinae T27, the genomic segment AACCCGGTATGTCCGGTAAGGAACACCTTTTTGCCTTTCCAAAAGTTTATTTTTTCCACGGAGCATTCCCCGATTTCCATAATTGATCCAAATAATTCTTGTCCCGCAAAGTATCCATCGGATGCCAAAAGCCTTCGAATTTATACCCCATCAAGTGGCCTTCTCCGGAAAGTCTTTCGAGCGGCTCCTGCTCAAAGACCGTCTGATCTCCTTCAATATATTGAAACACTTGCGGTTCCAACACGAAAAAGCCGGCGTTAATCCAAGAGTTATCCCCTTTGGGCTTCTCCTGAAAGGCCTCGACCTGCTGCTGCTCACTAAGCTTCATCGATCCGAACCGTCCCGGAGGCTGGGTTACGGTTACTGTAGCCATTTTGCCGTGGCTGCGGTGATATGCCAGCAGATCGCTCAGATCAATCGAGGAAAGTCCGTCGCCGTAAGTCATCATAAACGTCTCCTCGCCTATGAACTCGGCAAT encodes:
- the rfbF gene encoding glucose-1-phosphate cytidylyltransferase, whose amino-acid sequence is MKAVILAGGYGTRISEESHLKPKPMIEIGEKPILWHIMKLYSHYGFNDFVICLGYKGNVIKDYFSNYYLYNSDVTFDYTNHNEMLIHQRKAEPWKVTLVDTGLETLTGGRLKRIAEFIGEETFMMTYGDGLSSIDLSDLLAYHRSHGKMATVTVTQPPGRFGSMKLSEQQQVEAFQEKPKGDNSWINAGFFVLEPQVFQYIEGDQTVFEQEPLERLSGEGHLMGYKFEGFWHPMDTLRDKNYLDQLWKSGNAPWKK